One part of the Eulemur rufifrons isolate Redbay chromosome 16, OSU_ERuf_1, whole genome shotgun sequence genome encodes these proteins:
- the LOC138397051 gene encoding olfactory receptor 6C74-like, producing MGNRTRVTVFILAGLTDNPELKVVLFIFLLLTYLLSITGNLIIITLTLVDTHLKTPMYFFLRNFSFLEISYTTTCIPKLLVVMATGDKTISYNSCVTQVFFAFLLGASEFYLLAAMSYDRYVAICKPLHYMTIMSSKICIQLVLGCWLAGFFVIFPPLLLGLNLDFCASNIVDHFYCDTTPLLQISCTDTQLLEKMGFVSALVTLLVTLIMVIISYTYIALTILKIPSTSQRKKAFSTCSSHMIVISLSYGSCIFMYVKPSVKQRVSFSKGISVLNTSVAPLLNPFIYTLRNQQVKKAFMNLIYRAISFSKK from the coding sequence ATGGGAAACCGTACAAGAGTGACAGTGTTCATCCTAGCAGGTTTGACTGATAATCCAGAATTGAAAGTCGTGCTGTTTATCTTCCTGCTTCTCACCTATTTGCTAAGCATCACTGGCAATCTGATCATCATCACACTCACGCTGGTGGATACGCACCTTAAGACTcccatgtattttttccttaggaatttttccttcttagaaaTTTCCTATACTACTACATGCATCCCTAAATTGCTAGTTGTTATGGCAACTGGGGACAAAACCATTTCCTATAACAGCTGTGTCACTCAAGTGTTTTTTGCCTTCCTACTTGGTGCATCTGAATTTTACTTGCTGGCGGCCATGTcctatgaccgctatgtggccatctgtaagCCCCTGCATTACATGACCATCATGAGCAGCAAAATCTGCATACAGCTGGTCCTCGGTTGCTGGCTTGCTGGATTTTTTGTCATCTTTCCACCACTTCTCTTGGGCCTGAATCTTGACTTCTGTGCCTCCAACATTGTTGATCATTTCTACTGTGACACTACCCCCCTCCTGCAGATCTCCTGCACAGACACACAGCTCCTCGAGAAGATGGGATTTGTTTCAGCTTTAGTGACACTCTTGGTCACATTGATAATGGTGATAATATCATATACTTACATTGccctgacaattctaaaaatcCCTTCAACTAGTCAGAGGAAAAAGGCTTTTTCCACATGTTCTTCTCACATGATTGTGATATCCCTTTCTTACGGCAGCTGCATTTTCATGTATGTTAAACCATCGGTCAAACAAAGAGTATCTTTTTCAAAGGGAATTTCGGTGCTCAATACCTCTGTTGCTCCACTTTTGAACCCTTTCATCTACACCTTAAGAAACCAACAAGTGAAGAAAGCCTTCATGAATTTGATATATAGGGCTATCTCTTTCTCAAAGAAATGA